Proteins encoded in a region of the Stieleria neptunia genome:
- a CDS encoding pre-peptidase C-terminal domain-containing protein — protein sequence MMKQHTTLRPHAAAWVFTFLIGTMLIPSASATLPVVTSLEPRGVVRGEEAVVTFKGTRLSDASEVLCDLPGIEILEVKAVSNSATEVKLRAAADLTPGLYPIRLITKSGIANLRLLGVGAMPVVAEVEPNNDFAAPQVIALNSTIDGVVKREDIDYYQVELKAGQTLNVEIEGIRIANSLRNRDILDPYIAILDEGRFEVASSDDSSLFQQDGLCSFTAPADGKYSILVRDSSFLGSNLGGYRLHVGTYPRPVAVIPAGGPPSTVLDAKLILSDGSERSAKIPLPSETYPQWGVTTEDENGVTPSPNWIRVNDLPVAMEKEPNDDRRSAPVVPVPGAYCGVIEKPEDYDCFTFEAKKGTKYRVEVFARDVLRSPLDAVLNVFDPKHATLTSSDDSRGKIDPFLEFDAKVDGKHTVRVYDHLRGGGPTYTYRIEVSTPTPAVNLSLKELRRDEAQVVAVPIGGSVGMVVSAARDRYNGEVNLSFEGLPKGVTATTFPMPAGRPEVPVLLTAAPDATHNASLYTIFAKGDDKNPLIGGKLSQHHKLVLGQNRREMWGYDTERAAMAVTDEVPFTIEVVQPKTPIVRSGSKSLKVRITKKEGFDDTVSIRTLYNPPGISINNSRSIAKGKTEVDIPITANTGAGIGTWPIIFVATYNTKTGSAMTATPPIMLEVENSIFKYTFPKSAGELGTEISVSIPLEILREYPGEAEVQLVGIPAGVTSPAATQPVTPESESVTFPLVIDAKAKVGTHRTLNCIARVKVGDETIVQTNGTGELRIDKPLPPKVDAPKPAAPKPAAKAPAKPKPLSRLEQLRQKK from the coding sequence ATGATGAAACAACACACAACTCTCCGGCCGCATGCTGCGGCGTGGGTGTTCACGTTCCTGATCGGAACGATGCTGATCCCATCCGCATCCGCGACACTCCCCGTCGTCACCAGCTTGGAACCGCGCGGCGTTGTCCGTGGGGAAGAAGCGGTCGTCACCTTCAAAGGAACACGTCTGAGTGATGCCTCCGAAGTCCTCTGCGACTTGCCCGGCATTGAAATCTTGGAAGTCAAAGCGGTCAGCAACAGTGCGACCGAAGTCAAACTCCGTGCCGCAGCTGACCTGACGCCGGGCCTGTACCCGATCCGGTTGATCACCAAGAGCGGGATCGCCAACCTGCGTCTGCTGGGCGTTGGCGCGATGCCCGTGGTCGCCGAAGTCGAACCCAATAATGATTTTGCTGCACCGCAGGTGATCGCGTTGAACTCGACGATCGACGGCGTGGTGAAGCGGGAAGACATCGATTATTACCAGGTCGAACTGAAAGCCGGGCAGACGCTGAACGTCGAAATCGAAGGCATTCGAATCGCCAACTCGTTGCGCAACCGAGATATCCTGGATCCCTACATCGCGATCCTGGACGAAGGCCGCTTCGAAGTCGCCTCCAGTGACGACTCCTCGCTGTTCCAGCAAGACGGCTTGTGCAGCTTCACCGCTCCCGCCGACGGCAAGTATTCCATCCTGGTCCGCGACAGTTCGTTCCTGGGCAGCAACCTGGGTGGATACCGGTTGCATGTCGGCACCTACCCGCGACCGGTCGCGGTGATCCCCGCCGGCGGCCCGCCGTCGACCGTGTTGGATGCCAAGTTGATTCTGTCCGACGGCAGCGAACGCTCGGCCAAGATCCCGCTTCCCAGCGAAACCTATCCGCAATGGGGCGTGACGACCGAAGACGAAAACGGGGTCACCCCGTCGCCGAACTGGATTCGCGTCAACGACTTGCCCGTCGCGATGGAAAAGGAACCCAATGATGATCGCCGATCCGCCCCCGTGGTTCCGGTTCCCGGTGCCTACTGTGGTGTGATCGAAAAACCCGAGGATTACGATTGCTTTACGTTCGAAGCCAAAAAGGGCACCAAGTACCGGGTCGAAGTGTTTGCCCGAGACGTGTTGCGTTCCCCCTTGGATGCCGTGCTGAACGTGTTCGATCCGAAGCATGCGACGCTCACGTCAAGCGACGACAGCCGTGGAAAAATCGATCCGTTCCTCGAGTTTGATGCCAAGGTCGACGGCAAGCACACGGTTCGAGTCTACGACCACCTTCGTGGCGGCGGACCGACCTACACCTATCGAATCGAAGTCAGCACGCCAACGCCGGCGGTCAACCTGTCGCTCAAAGAACTCCGTCGTGACGAAGCCCAAGTCGTCGCGGTTCCGATCGGCGGAAGTGTCGGCATGGTCGTCTCGGCCGCCCGCGACCGGTACAACGGCGAAGTCAATCTGTCGTTTGAAGGACTTCCCAAGGGTGTGACGGCGACGACATTCCCGATGCCCGCCGGACGCCCCGAAGTCCCCGTCTTGCTGACCGCGGCCCCGGATGCCACGCACAACGCGTCTCTCTACACCATCTTTGCCAAGGGCGATGACAAGAACCCGTTGATCGGCGGCAAACTTTCTCAACACCACAAACTGGTGCTGGGACAAAACCGCCGCGAAATGTGGGGCTACGATACCGAACGTGCCGCGATGGCCGTGACCGACGAAGTCCCCTTCACGATCGAAGTCGTCCAGCCCAAGACACCGATCGTGCGGAGCGGATCCAAGAGTTTGAAGGTGCGGATTACCAAAAAAGAAGGATTCGACGACACCGTCTCCATCCGGACGCTCTACAACCCGCCGGGAATCTCGATCAACAACAGTCGTTCGATCGCCAAGGGCAAAACCGAAGTCGACATTCCGATCACCGCCAACACCGGTGCCGGAATCGGAACCTGGCCGATCATTTTCGTGGCCACCTACAACACCAAAACGGGGTCCGCCATGACGGCCACACCGCCGATCATGCTCGAAGTCGAAAACTCGATCTTCAAGTACACCTTCCCCAAGTCCGCCGGCGAACTGGGCACCGAAATCAGCGTCTCGATCCCGCTCGAAATCCTGCGTGAATACCCTGGCGAAGCCGAGGTGCAGTTGGTCGGAATCCCGGCCGGTGTGACCAGCCCTGCCGCCACGCAACCGGTCACCCCCGAATCCGAAAGCGTGACATTTCCGCTGGTCATCGACGCCAAGGCCAAGGTCGGAACGCACCGGACACTCAACTGCATCGCTCGCGTCAAAGTCGGTGACGAAACGATCGTCCAGACCAACGGCACGGGTGAGCTTCGGATCGATAAACCCTTGCCGCCGAAGGTCGACGCGCCGAAACCGGCCGCACCGAAACCGGCTGCCAAAGCACCGGCCAAGCCCAAGCCGCTCAGCCGCCTGGAACAGCTTCGGCAAAAGAAATAA
- a CDS encoding PIN/TRAM domain-containing protein: MELIILRCVFLLCAGGVSWIINTALPSDADINPYVVFAGVMGIAVVAIMGDIFIPRKRIDSISAVYFGVLIGILLSYILWIAIAPLFAQSLLVGNAVKLIMGMLLCYVCVSILIQTKDDFRFLIPYVEFVREVKGFKPLVLDTSVVIDGRIADLVNTGVFDNQLIMPRFALSELQAIADSSDKLRRVRGRRGLDVLNRMRADDNVDLMIFDRDLPELAGQTVDLKLVLLAKHLEGKVVTGDFNLNKVAKLHNVPVINLNEISNSLRPVYLPDESFNVKIIKPGEGAEQGIGYLDDGTMVVVEGARNRIGQELEVRVTSTLQTNAGKMIFAKFDPRG, encoded by the coding sequence ATGGAATTGATCATCCTTCGATGCGTTTTCTTACTTTGCGCCGGCGGGGTGTCGTGGATCATCAACACGGCGCTGCCGAGTGATGCGGACATCAATCCCTATGTCGTCTTTGCCGGCGTGATGGGGATCGCCGTCGTTGCGATCATGGGGGATATCTTTATCCCGCGCAAACGCATCGATTCCATTTCGGCGGTTTACTTCGGGGTGCTGATCGGAATTTTGCTGAGCTATATCTTGTGGATCGCCATCGCGCCGCTGTTCGCCCAATCGTTGCTGGTCGGCAACGCGGTGAAACTGATCATGGGGATGCTGTTGTGTTATGTCTGTGTCAGCATTCTGATTCAAACCAAAGACGACTTTCGCTTCCTGATTCCGTATGTCGAGTTTGTTCGCGAAGTCAAAGGGTTTAAGCCCTTGGTGCTGGACACCAGCGTGGTGATCGATGGCCGGATCGCGGATCTGGTCAACACCGGCGTCTTTGACAACCAGTTGATCATGCCGCGTTTCGCCCTCAGCGAGCTCCAAGCGATCGCCGACAGCAGCGACAAACTCCGTCGCGTCCGTGGCCGCCGCGGCTTGGATGTGCTGAATCGGATGCGGGCCGATGACAACGTCGACCTGATGATCTTTGATCGCGACTTGCCGGAATTGGCCGGCCAAACGGTTGACCTGAAGTTAGTGCTGTTGGCCAAACACCTCGAAGGCAAGGTGGTGACCGGTGACTTTAATCTGAACAAGGTCGCCAAGCTGCACAACGTGCCGGTGATCAATCTGAACGAGATCAGCAATTCACTGCGTCCGGTGTATCTTCCCGATGAGTCCTTCAATGTCAAAATCATCAAGCCGGGTGAAGGCGCCGAGCAAGGCATCGGCTACTTGGATGACGGGACGATGGTGGTGGTCGAAGGGGCGCGAAACCGAATCGGCCAGGAACTGGAAGTGCGTGTGACCAGCACGCTACAGACCAACGCCGGCAAGATGATTTTCGCCAAATTCGACCCACGCGGCTGA
- a CDS encoding DUF1549 domain-containing protein, producing MKTRPAASLLLLLALAMPSLGVTPADEAASRPSDSPRKPDLAVYPPEIKLNSARDFQSFVAVIRRDDGITEDASDRVIWKIADESKVKRDKFQLLPLADGATELIAEYLGTEVRIPVTVSNSQTKPPISFTNDVMPVLTRSGCNTGSCHGAARGKDGFRMSLFGFDPDGDYLRITREIGVRRINLAIPEESLFLKKSIGAVPHTGGKLFDVDSDYYATVLEWLSGGALADPADNKPPTVDAVAIYPEQAVIEGEGSTQRFVAVATYSDGTTRDVTRLAAFTSNNSGTAAIDDTGNVTAGRRGEAFVMARFDTHTVGSQVLALPTDLDYTPPQITGNYIDQSVGKKLQQLRILPSGLCSDEEFIRRVTIDITGMLPTEEEYRSFVSDPADDKRAALIDQLLERKEFSEIWAMKFAQLLMIKSTNQVSYKSAFLYANWLTDKFAKNVPVDQMVRDLLTSTGGTFTSPATNFYEIERDTLKTAENVAQVFMGIRTQCAQCHNHPFDRWTMDDYYGFASFFSQIGRKNAEDYREKIVYNRGGGEVNHLVTKKPVPPKFLGGEAPETRGKDRRAVVAEWLTSPENPFFAKSIANRVWAHYMGVGLVDQVDDIRVSNPPSNPELFELLGEKLVEYDFDFRRLVRDICNSQAYQRSCETNETNAHDNRNYAHATIRRIPAESLLDCICQVTEAPDKFTGLPIGARAVQIADGKTSNYFLTTFGRAPRATVCDCEASTDPSLSQALHLLNGSSVSSKVAQGNKIKRWIETDKLTEEQVIDRIFVRCLSRSPSATELADLKATVDKAENKTAALEDIFWAMLNSREFVFNH from the coding sequence ATGAAAACTCGCCCCGCCGCATCCTTGTTGCTCCTGCTTGCACTGGCCATGCCGTCCCTCGGCGTGACACCGGCCGACGAAGCAGCGTCCCGTCCCTCGGATTCTCCGCGGAAGCCTGACCTTGCGGTCTACCCGCCTGAAATCAAGCTCAACTCGGCTCGTGATTTCCAGTCCTTTGTCGCCGTGATTCGACGCGACGACGGGATCACCGAAGACGCCAGCGATCGTGTGATCTGGAAAATTGCTGACGAATCCAAGGTCAAACGCGACAAGTTCCAACTGCTGCCGTTGGCCGACGGGGCGACCGAGTTGATCGCCGAATACCTCGGCACCGAAGTCCGTATTCCCGTCACGGTGTCCAATTCGCAAACCAAACCGCCGATCAGTTTCACCAACGACGTGATGCCGGTGTTGACGCGATCGGGATGCAACACGGGTTCGTGTCACGGAGCCGCCCGCGGAAAAGATGGATTCCGGATGAGCTTGTTCGGTTTCGATCCCGATGGCGACTACCTGCGCATCACCCGTGAAATCGGTGTTCGCCGCATCAACCTGGCCATCCCCGAAGAAAGCCTGTTTCTGAAGAAGTCGATCGGCGCGGTTCCGCACACCGGCGGCAAGCTGTTTGACGTCGATTCGGATTACTACGCGACCGTCCTGGAATGGTTGTCCGGTGGGGCGTTGGCCGATCCGGCCGACAACAAGCCGCCGACGGTGGACGCCGTCGCGATCTATCCCGAACAAGCGGTCATCGAAGGCGAAGGTTCCACCCAACGGTTCGTCGCCGTGGCAACGTACAGCGACGGAACCACGCGTGATGTCACACGCTTGGCCGCCTTCACCTCCAACAACTCCGGCACCGCCGCCATTGATGACACCGGAAACGTGACCGCGGGTCGACGCGGTGAAGCGTTTGTGATGGCCCGCTTTGACACGCACACCGTGGGCAGCCAAGTCCTGGCGCTGCCGACCGACCTGGACTACACCCCGCCGCAAATCACCGGCAATTACATCGACCAATCGGTGGGCAAGAAGCTCCAGCAACTGCGGATTCTGCCGAGTGGTTTGTGCAGCGACGAAGAGTTCATCCGCCGTGTGACGATCGACATCACCGGAATGCTGCCGACCGAAGAAGAGTACCGCAGTTTCGTCTCGGACCCGGCCGACGACAAACGCGCCGCCCTGATCGATCAATTGCTCGAGCGAAAGGAGTTCAGCGAAATCTGGGCGATGAAGTTTGCCCAGTTGTTGATGATCAAAAGCACCAACCAGGTCAGTTACAAGTCCGCCTTCCTGTACGCAAACTGGTTGACCGACAAGTTCGCCAAGAACGTTCCGGTCGATCAAATGGTTCGCGATTTGTTGACCAGCACCGGCGGAACGTTTACCTCACCGGCGACCAACTTTTATGAGATCGAGCGTGACACCCTCAAGACCGCCGAAAACGTGGCCCAGGTGTTCATGGGGATTCGCACCCAATGTGCCCAGTGCCACAACCATCCGTTCGACCGTTGGACGATGGACGATTACTACGGGTTCGCGTCGTTCTTCTCGCAGATCGGCCGCAAGAACGCCGAAGACTACCGTGAGAAAATTGTCTACAACCGAGGCGGTGGCGAAGTCAATCACTTGGTGACGAAAAAGCCCGTCCCGCCGAAGTTCCTTGGCGGCGAAGCGCCCGAGACCCGCGGCAAAGATCGCCGTGCGGTGGTGGCCGAGTGGCTGACCAGCCCGGAAAACCCGTTCTTCGCCAAGTCGATCGCCAACCGAGTTTGGGCCCACTACATGGGCGTCGGACTGGTCGATCAGGTCGATGACATTCGTGTCAGCAATCCGCCTAGCAATCCCGAGCTGTTCGAACTGTTGGGCGAAAAACTGGTCGAATACGACTTCGATTTCCGTCGACTGGTGCGCGACATCTGCAACAGCCAAGCCTACCAACGCAGCTGCGAAACGAACGAAACCAACGCCCACGACAATCGCAACTACGCCCACGCAACCATCCGACGAATCCCTGCGGAAAGCTTGCTCGACTGCATTTGCCAAGTCACCGAGGCACCGGACAAGTTCACCGGATTGCCGATCGGGGCACGTGCGGTGCAGATCGCCGACGGCAAGACGAGCAACTACTTCCTGACCACCTTCGGCCGGGCCCCACGAGCGACGGTCTGCGACTGCGAGGCGTCGACCGATCCCTCGCTCTCCCAGGCCCTGCACCTGCTCAACGGCAGCAGCGTCAGCAGCAAGGTCGCGCAGGGAAACAAGATCAAGCGTTGGATCGAGACCGACAAGTTGACCGAAGAACAAGTGATCGACCGGATCTTCGTCCGCTGTCTCTCACGCAGCCCTTCGGCGACCGAGCTGGCCGACTTGAAAGCCACCGTCGACAAGGCGGAAAACAAGACGGCCGCCTTGGAAGACATCTTCTGGGCCATGCTCAACAGTCGCGAATTTGTGTTCAACCACTAG
- a CDS encoding c-type cytochrome domain-containing protein, which translates to MSVRSAFVRFAALSTLSAVSVCQAADAAPKKVTYEDDVKPIFRQYCLNCHQQSDKKGGLALDTFGSVVEGGGSGEVVYDDGDAESSRLWQLVNHDDTPVMPPKQDKLPADKLAIIRAWIEGGILENSGSKAKVKKSNALAFVAPTGGKPDGPVAMPETLPLETPVVTSRAAAVTAIAASPWAPLVAVAGQNQIVMYHSDTAELLGILPFPEGVAQELRFSGDGSYLIAGGGEHSVLGVVAIYDVKTGERVATVGDELDIVFGADANDTLSRVAMGGPQKMLRIFDVSSGEKLFDIKKHTDWIYTVAYSPDGVLLASGDRSGGLIVWEAETGRQYLDLAGHKGGINSLAWRDDSNVLASASDDGSVKLWDMVSGKAIKSINAHGGGVTAVRFDHQARLATAGRDNRAKLWDASGKELKSLNHAGEDMLEVAITHDGKRLIYGDWAGSVFNTPVDTPDAMVRLAANPEPAAKRVEAVKTTLVSIQEKLTPAKAKLDQANAAVTAAQKTLTELDQKVAALKQQAAENDAAAKTAEQQGATFDQQLPALTTSVRDLQDEVTALRVALKTDPSKMVAVAESEEKLAAKLTDMAKQRRNRVALIDAIKTHRQTAAARQAEADKLLATRGELQKKLEQAQSLAQAARKAHDEIAAVASKIQSKMDRLLAEIK; encoded by the coding sequence ATGTCTGTCCGATCTGCATTTGTTCGATTCGCTGCACTCTCGACGCTGTCGGCTGTTTCGGTCTGCCAAGCGGCCGACGCGGCTCCGAAAAAGGTCACCTACGAAGACGACGTCAAACCGATCTTTCGGCAGTACTGCCTGAACTGTCACCAGCAAAGCGACAAGAAGGGCGGACTGGCACTGGACACGTTCGGATCGGTCGTCGAAGGCGGCGGCAGCGGTGAAGTCGTCTATGACGATGGTGATGCCGAGAGCAGTCGGCTGTGGCAACTGGTCAATCACGACGACACACCCGTGATGCCCCCCAAGCAAGACAAGCTGCCGGCAGACAAGCTGGCGATCATTCGTGCCTGGATCGAAGGCGGAATCCTGGAGAACTCCGGATCCAAAGCCAAAGTAAAAAAATCAAACGCGTTGGCCTTTGTCGCCCCCACCGGCGGGAAACCCGATGGCCCCGTTGCGATGCCCGAAACGCTGCCGTTGGAAACCCCGGTCGTCACCTCGCGGGCCGCAGCGGTGACCGCGATCGCGGCCAGTCCCTGGGCCCCGCTGGTTGCCGTCGCCGGTCAAAACCAGATCGTGATGTACCACAGCGACACCGCCGAACTGTTGGGCATTCTGCCGTTCCCCGAAGGCGTCGCCCAGGAACTCCGCTTCAGCGGTGACGGTTCGTACCTGATTGCCGGCGGCGGGGAACACTCCGTGCTCGGAGTGGTCGCGATCTATGACGTCAAAACCGGCGAGCGCGTCGCGACCGTCGGCGACGAATTGGACATCGTGTTCGGCGCCGACGCCAACGACACCCTGTCGCGAGTCGCCATGGGCGGACCGCAAAAGATGTTGCGGATCTTCGATGTCAGCAGCGGTGAAAAGCTGTTCGACATCAAAAAACACACCGATTGGATTTACACCGTCGCCTACAGCCCCGATGGAGTGCTGCTCGCCTCCGGTGACCGCTCGGGCGGGCTGATCGTTTGGGAAGCCGAAACGGGGCGCCAGTACCTGGATCTCGCCGGTCACAAGGGCGGCATCAACTCACTCGCCTGGCGCGATGATTCGAACGTCTTGGCCAGCGCCAGCGACGACGGGTCCGTCAAACTTTGGGACATGGTTTCCGGCAAAGCGATCAAATCGATCAACGCCCACGGTGGCGGCGTGACCGCGGTCCGGTTCGATCACCAAGCCCGACTGGCCACCGCCGGGCGCGACAATCGGGCCAAATTGTGGGATGCATCCGGCAAGGAACTGAAGTCGCTGAACCACGCCGGTGAAGACATGCTGGAAGTCGCCATCACCCACGACGGAAAACGACTGATCTATGGCGACTGGGCCGGATCCGTGTTCAACACACCGGTCGACACCCCCGACGCCATGGTCCGCTTGGCCGCCAACCCCGAACCGGCTGCCAAACGTGTCGAAGCCGTCAAGACGACCCTGGTTTCCATCCAAGAAAAACTGACGCCGGCGAAGGCGAAGCTGGACCAGGCCAATGCCGCGGTGACCGCCGCCCAAAAGACGCTGACGGAGCTGGACCAGAAGGTCGCCGCGCTCAAGCAACAGGCTGCCGAAAATGATGCTGCCGCAAAAACAGCTGAACAACAGGGCGCAACCTTCGACCAACAACTCCCGGCGCTGACCACTTCCGTTCGCGATCTTCAAGACGAAGTGACGGCGCTGCGTGTGGCCCTAAAAACCGATCCGTCGAAGATGGTTGCGGTCGCGGAGTCGGAAGAAAAACTGGCGGCGAAATTGACCGACATGGCCAAACAACGCCGAAACCGTGTCGCCCTGATCGATGCCATCAAGACGCACCGGCAAACCGCTGCAGCGCGTCAAGCCGAAGCCGACAAACTGCTGGCCACCCGCGGGGAGCTGCAGAAGAAACTTGAGCAAGCCCAATCGCTGGCACAAGCGGCGCGAAAAGCCCACGACGAGATCGCCGCAGTCGCCTCGAAAATCCAATCGAAGATGGATCGATTGCTGGCCGAGATCAAATAG
- a CDS encoding DUF1501 domain-containing protein: MRCEGNPFSRRGFLAAGALGGIGLSLPELLMRQAMAEQKHYDFVEAKAKSVIHVYLPGGMAQQESFDPKPYSPLEYRGEMRTIKTNTGEVFGEAVPQLAKRADKFSVIRSMTHGEAAHERGTHNMFTGYKPSPALRYPSFGAVVSHEYGPRNNLPPYVCIPNVPNEFAGTGYLPSSYGGFALGSDPAQSGFKVRDLDLAGGVDADRFMRRKEALAAVNKSFVSATAADNVGAMNTFYERAYSLLDTPAAKEAFDIDKEDAKMRDRYGRNQAGQRLLMARRLVEAGTRLVTLTYGGWDMHANITRSFKSQMPALDTALAALFDDLTERGMMDETLVMVSSEFGRTPKINNDAGRDHWPKVFSVLMAGGGIKGGMIHGASDSTAAEPEDHPVSPADLATTMYRLLGIVADKELMAPGDRPIEIVDGGKLIEPLMV; the protein is encoded by the coding sequence ATGCGTTGCGAAGGAAACCCATTTAGCCGTCGCGGATTCTTGGCCGCCGGAGCTCTCGGAGGGATCGGGCTATCGTTGCCCGAGTTGCTGATGCGTCAGGCGATGGCCGAGCAGAAGCATTATGATTTTGTCGAAGCCAAAGCGAAAAGCGTGATCCACGTTTATCTGCCTGGTGGGATGGCCCAGCAGGAATCATTCGACCCCAAACCGTACAGCCCGTTGGAATACCGGGGCGAGATGCGGACGATCAAAACGAACACGGGTGAAGTGTTCGGTGAAGCCGTGCCGCAGTTGGCCAAGCGGGCCGACAAGTTCAGCGTGATCCGCTCAATGACCCACGGCGAAGCCGCCCACGAGCGGGGCACCCACAACATGTTCACCGGGTACAAGCCCAGCCCGGCGCTGCGATACCCCTCGTTCGGCGCGGTCGTCAGCCACGAATATGGACCGCGGAACAACCTGCCTCCCTACGTCTGCATTCCGAACGTCCCCAACGAATTCGCCGGGACCGGATACCTGCCCAGCAGCTACGGCGGCTTTGCCCTCGGCTCGGATCCGGCGCAAAGCGGATTCAAGGTACGCGACTTGGATCTGGCCGGCGGGGTCGATGCCGACCGATTCATGCGACGCAAAGAAGCGTTGGCGGCGGTCAACAAGAGTTTTGTTTCGGCGACGGCGGCAGACAACGTCGGAGCGATGAACACGTTCTACGAGCGAGCCTACAGTCTGCTGGACACCCCGGCGGCCAAAGAAGCGTTCGACATCGACAAAGAAGACGCCAAAATGCGCGACCGCTACGGCCGCAACCAGGCCGGACAGCGGTTGCTGATGGCTCGTCGTCTGGTCGAAGCCGGCACCCGTTTGGTCACGCTGACCTACGGCGGCTGGGACATGCACGCCAACATCACCAGAAGTTTCAAAAGCCAGATGCCCGCGCTCGACACCGCCCTGGCAGCGTTGTTCGACGACCTGACCGAACGCGGCATGATGGACGAGACCTTGGTGATGGTCAGCAGCGAGTTCGGCCGTACCCCCAAGATCAACAACGACGCGGGCCGTGACCACTGGCCCAAGGTGTTCAGCGTCTTGATGGCCGGCGGCGGAATCAAGGGCGGGATGATCCACGGTGCGTCCGATTCGACCGCAGCCGAACCGGAAGACCATCCCGTTTCACCGGCCGACCTGGCGACCACCATGTACCGCTTGCTCGGCATCGTTGCCGACAAGGAATTGATGGCCCCCGGCGATCGACCGATCGAAATCGTCGACGGCGGAAAGCTGATCGAACCGTTGATGGTGTAG